One Sparus aurata chromosome 5, fSpaAur1.1, whole genome shotgun sequence genomic window carries:
- the igsf9b gene encoding protein turtle homolog A isoform X3, translating to MGLERRWLQAVTTAVAICLLSVSQGEASLVRAREGGSAELSCSLTPSAKEATTPNLFPLHVVEWVRLGYNVPILIKFGVYAPRVHPNYKGRVSLTQGASLLVDRLTLEDEGWFECRILLLDSAKDDFRNGTWTFLSITAPPVFIKTPPTFVEVLLGDSLTLSCGAHGNPRPTVVWHKDDSQIERHEKIKVLNGTLSLASVTRNISGVYKCHVSNTEGNLTHYTQLQVKGPPIIIISPEDTTLNMSQDAVLQCQADAYPSNLTYEWLKQGQNVYHIESLKSRVKVLVDGTLLIPNLIPEDAGNYTCIPTNGILAPPSASAHLKVKHPARVGRMSRETYLPAGMEGVLVCPVQADPPMLYVNWTKDGNELNPDNFPGWIVNSEGSVFITTANDNAVGMYTCTAYNSYGTMGRSEPTRVILKDPPNFKVPPRPEYLQEVGRELMIPCEATGDPTPNVTWSKIGPTPRSQYTVLANGSLLLQPLSKDHQGGWECLATNRVATVSAGTVVMVLGTSPHAVSSVSVTTEMNQANVSWVPGFDGGYTQKFTVWVKQASRGKHEWASLPVPTSKNYLLVTGLVAGTGYQFSVLPQNKLGSGPFSEIVSVRTQAVPTETPTAFTSLPVLDPPIFLSANRTEQGVLLQWSPPEAPSSPLTGYVLQARRDQSQWVILSSDISANQSELLVTGLLRDSSYDLRLMSRSSSVLSEPSESVNVSTIGMEIYPLRPSFLEVIPEPLLAGVLAGVCFLFVAIILSLVTACYMSHRRQRRRRKRRQDLPSAIQKNSSPDGRSPPRSPDSVLKLKLCPPLPFFPNTSSSQSDRSSYDKGSRGEYHDQRRQLLSNSSPPPHYTLFESHLGSQAPSPTALESISRGPDGRFIVQPQQGGSSPSSKNNLKEVILQINGGASGSGSNRTSFRDSPKSSSEKDERKNSPLTVDVPELSRPPSSPGRVRAMARNFSRHGCFYSDDEQGSEALLERASFYSDNSEKKPSDSLRRARLAGNAEDLFPSLGRKTKLLERDRPGYQPMESQLTNNSTLVSQLDSELERDSINKCVQLAKEREKMERELESYTADERSCGQGRDERQSSPQREAPKPEDELVWKPQGVNIRQKHRPSGQTSRVSDYRRACYFGSTSSPMDRLPATRIHWDISPVTSITSLIPVQSPQETKLPRSQHSRKCRETTDNSFNVDSSRSPVTQNTSLPMLSPDNTSESLPERAKSLSPLRETDLGRKPCPEPDRGVASRSRHSYAYASTQPLRGPSVDSERPKSSASVPYNQPERPAEVDYPTTRGQSPSSYATLPYQHHEVVVKAKEKDIQARGDRRSSGFYSELEREGVRTRSRRSDKCLFSDSPSPITTLTLVEEVESDKSQFSVSGMSGSFKAKPSAPSPKMSPLQTSAILEYLSLPGFIEMSVDEPVEAAGATDTAGQSSELKPEKSPGAKPDVVPKNWEVHIQETRETDRKVCFEPPHPAGAAESSIYGSKKQAYKRPLHGEGSSHRVRFPDETTPSSPGPEKTSKQLYDEKTQTRAGNKNTDRLGSRSAHTLFSAAKGMADIVSKHSQSCVDSSEYRSEQSQRQASQGSRTNNIASRICQAPVPFLRKSLSMGPCRTLSGMVPPRPFLKKSVSLGSQRWEHFETPRTYISERCYWDEFPSPDVRVKSYSLGHSPSSLPRPGPSWREYVPFRRPSMGSLERPHHAQRPLASPSYLTPLMYPPRQTSVSPMLEPSDPRRQAAVFPESSRWSPSYQDTLRSAQHKYIPMPSSIPVPQYKHWPASRGESMRPVDPRRGPPRSYLPRGISWPSPYYTPLPPREGEGYRQPDRIMGRGGETEIRDGGRASYASQSSGRGSAGLFRQSLSITPTLLSSPETTEEGERHRADMELPERRAKRRNTSVDESYEWDSADACVDTEVLEAMRLDQSQMGFRRGRHDQASGLQGQRRKGLSKTDTKKRFY from the exons CTGGACAGTGCTAAAGACGATTTTCGCAACGGCACATGGACCTTCCTCTCCATCACAG CTCCACCTGTGTTCATCAAGACACCACCAACTTTTGTGGAGGTTCTGCTCGGCGACTCACTGACTCTCAGCTGTGGAGCCCATGGCAACCCTCGGCCAACTGTTGTCTGGCATAAAGATGACAGCCAAATTGAgagacatgaaaaaataaaa GTGCTCAATGGTACCTTGTCTTTGGCCTCCGTCACAAGAAATATTTCAGGAGTGTACAAATGTCACGTGTCCAACACAGAGGGGAACCTGACCCACTATACgcagctgcaggtcaaag gaCCTcctatcatcatcatctccccAGAGGACACCACACTCAACATGTCCCAAGATGCAGTTCTGCAGTGTCAGGCTGACGCCTACCCTTCAAACCTCACCTATGAGTGGCTAAAACAAGGACAGAATGTTTACCATATTGA ATCCCTAAAGTCAAGAGTGAAGGTTTTGGTGGATGGAACTCTTCTTATCCCTAATCTCATCCCAGAAGATGCTGGCAACTACACCTGCATCCCAACTAATGGGATACTGGCCCCGCCCTCGGCCTCTGCACACTTGAAAGTGAAAC atCCTGCACGTGTGGGCAGAATGTCCCGGGAAACATACTTGCCTGCAGGTATGGAAGGTGTCCTCGTCTGCCCAGTCCAGGCTGATCCCCCCATGCTGTATGTCAACTGGACTAAAGATGGGAATGAATTGAATCCTGACAAC tTCCCAGGTTGGATAGTGAACTCTGAGGGCTCCGTTTTTATAACAACAGCCAATGACAATGCTGTTGGCATGTACACCTGTACAGCCTATAACAGTTATGGCACCATGGGCCGGTCTGAACCCACCCGGGTCATTTTGAAG gACCCGCCAAACTTCAAGGTGCCACCTCGACCTGAGTATCTCCAGGAGGTGGGCAGAGAGTTGATGATCCCCTGTGAAGCCACTGGAGACCCCACTCCAAACGTAACATGGAGCAAG ATCGGCCCTACTCCTCGCTCCCAGTACACTGTGTTGGCTAATGGCTCCCTCCTATTGCAGCCACTCAGTAAAGATCATCAGGGTGGCTGGGAGTGCTTGGCCACTAATCGTGTAGCGACGGTCAGTGCAGGCACTGTGGTCATGGTGCTGG GCACCAGTCCTCATGCTGTGTCCTCAGTATCTGTCACCACAGAGATGAACCAAGCCAACGTTTCCTGGGTGCCAGGGTTTGATGGTGGATACACCCAGAAGTTCACAGTTTG ggtCAAGCAGGCCTCCAGAGGGAAACATGAATGGGCATCTTTGCCAGTCCCGACGTCCAAAAACTACCTGCTGGTGACCGGGCTGGTTGCTGGAACCGGCTATCAGTTCAGTGTCCTACCTCAGAATAAACTAGGCTCTGGACCTTTCAGCGAAATTGTTTCTGTGCGAACACAAG CTGTTCCAACAGAAACACCCACAGCTTTCACCTCTCTACCAGTCCTGGATCCTCCCATATTCCTGTCAGCCAACAGGACTGAGCAGGGTGTCCTCCTCCAGTGGTCTCCTCCTGAGGCTCCATCCTCTCCACTGACAGGCTATGTGCTGCAGGCCCGCAGGGATCAGAGCCAGTGGGTCATCCTCAGCAGTGACATCAGTGCCAATCAGAGTGAACTACTTGTAACAGGACTGCTAAGG GACTCCAGTTATGATCTGAGGCTGATGTCTCGTAGCAGCTCAGTACTCAGTGAACCGAGTGAGTCTGTCAATGTCTCCACTATTG GGATGGAGATTTACCCCCTGCGCCCAAGTTTCTTGGAGGTCATCCCTGAGCCCCTGTTGGCTGGTGTGTTAGCAGGAGTGTGCTTTCTGTTTGTGGCCATCATCCTCTCGTTGGTGACAGCATGCTATATGAGTCACAGGAGACAGCGTCGACGCAGGAAGAGAAGACAAG ATCTTCCATCTGCTATCCAGAAGAACTCTTCTCCAGA TGGTCGCTCGCCACCTCGAAGCCCAGACAGTGTCCTGAAGCTGAAGCTCTGTCCGCCGCTTCCCTTCTTCCCcaacacctcctcctcacagtcTGATCGGTCGTCCTATGACAAAGGCAGCCGAGGGGAATACCATGACCAGCGAAGGCAACTCCTGTCCAACTCGTCTCCTCCACCACATTACACACTCTTTGAGAGTCATCTAGGGTCTCAGGCCCCCTCACCAACTGCTCTAGAGTCTATCTCCAGAGGCCCAGATGGACGCTTCATTGTCCAGCCACAACAAGGTGGTTCCAGTCCTTCCAGTAAGAATAACTTAAAGGAAGTAATCCTTCAAATTAACGGTGGAGCAAGTGGCTCAGGGAGCAACCGAACTTCATTTAGGGACTCTCCAAAGTCAAGCTCGGAGAAGGACGAGAGGAAGAATTCTCCTCTCACTGTGGACGTCCCAGAGCTCAGCAGACCTCCTTCCTCCCCTGGAAGAGTGCGGGCCATGGCCAGAAACTTCTCCCGTCACGGCTGCTTTTACTCTGACGACGAACAAGGTTCAGAAGCCCTGCTGGAAAGAGCCAGCTTCTATTCAGACAACAGTGAGAAAAAACCCAGTGATTCTCTAAGGAGAGCTCGCTTGGCGGGGAATGCTGAAGATCTGTTCCCTAGTTTGGGCAGGAAAACTAAGCTTCTGGAAAGAGACAGACCAGGGTACCAGCCTATGGAGAGTCAGTTGACAAATAACAGCACTCTGGTGTCACAACTTGACAGTGAGCTAGAGAGGGATAGCATTAATAAGTGTGTGCAGTTGGcaaaggagagggaaaaaatggAGAGGGAGCTGGAGAGCTATACAGCTGATGAGAGAAGTTGTGGTCAGGGAAGAGACGAGCGACAGTCGAGCCCTCAAAGGGAGGCACCCAAGCCAGAAGATGAGCTTGTATGGAAGCCACAAGGTGTTAatatcagacagaaacacaggccTTCGGGTCAGACAAGTCGAGTGTCTGACTATCGGAGGGCATGCTACTTTGGGAGCACCAGCAGTCCTATGGACCGGCTCCCTGCCACTCGCATACATTGGGACATTAGCCCTGTTACATCGATCACGAGCCTCATTCCTGTACAGAGTCCCCAGGAGACCAAATTGCCCAGGTCTCAGCATTCTCGCAAATGTAGGGAAACCACAGACAACTCTTTTAATGTAGACTCATCGCGCTCTCCAGTCACCCAGAACACCTCCCTCCCCATGCTTTCCCCTGACAACACCTCAGAAAGTCTTCCTGAAAGAGCCAAGTCATTGAGTCCTCTGAGAGAGACAGATCTAGGCAGGAAGCCCTGTCCTGAGCCGGACAGAGGTGTCGCCTCAAGGTCGAGGCATTCATACGCTTATGCAAGCACTCAGCCCCTCAGAGGTCCCTCAGTTGACAGTGAGAGGCCTAAAAGTTCAGCCTCTGTTCCTTATAATCAGCCTGAGAGACCTGCAGAAGTGGACTACCCTACCACAAGGGGTCAGAGTCCATCAAGTTATGCTACTTTGCCCTATCAACATCATGAAGTTGTTGTAAAGGCCAAAGAGAAAGACATTCAGGCCCGAGGTGACCGACGGAGTTCAGGGTTTTACTCTGAGTTAGAGAGGGAGGGTGTACGAACACGCTCCAGGAGGAGTGACAAATGTCTCTTCTCTGATAGTCCAAGCCCTATTACAACATTGACTCTTGTAGAAGAGGTCGAGAGTGACAAGTCCCAATTTTCTGTCTCAGGGATGTCAGGGTCCTTCAAGGCCAAGCCTTCAGCTCCATCTCCGAAAATGTCTCCTCTGCAGACAAGTGCAATTCTCGAATATCTGAGCCTTCCAGGCTTCATTGAAATGAGTGTGGACGAGCCTGTGGAAGCTGCTGGAGCCACAGATACTGCTGGACAAAGTTCAGAACTAAAACCAGAAAAATCCCCAGGGGCTAAGCCTGATGTGGTTCCTAAAAACTGGGAGGTTCACATTCAGGAAACCCGGGAAACAGACAGGAAGGTTTGTTTTGAACCACCTCATCCTGCGGGGGCTGCAGAGTCCAGCATTTATGGCAGTAAAAAACAAGCCTATAAACGCCCCCTGCATGGGGAAGGTTCTTCACATAGAGTACGATTTCCAGATGAGACAACACCATCATCACCTGGTCCAgaaaaaactagcaaacaactttatgatgagaaaacacaaactcgAGCTGggaataaaaacacagacagacttgGATCCAGGTCAGCTCACACCTTGTTCAGTGCAGCTAAAGGCATGGCAGACATAGTGTCAAAACACTCACAGAGTTGTGTAGACAGTAGTGAGTATAGGTCAGAGCAATCTCAAAGGCAAGCTTCTCAGGGCAGCAGGACTAATAACATTGCGTCACGAATATGTCAAGCCCCTGTGCCATTTTTAAGGAAATCCCTAAGCATGGGCCCTTGTAGGACACTCTCGGGTATGGTTCCGCCTCGGCCTTTCCTAAAGAAATCCGTCAGTTTAGGCTCACAGAGATGGGAGCACTTTGAGACCCCGAGGACGTATATTTCTGAGAGATGTTACTGGGATGAGTTCCCCAGCCCAGATGTCAGGGTGAAGTCCTACAGTTTGGGTCACAGTCCGTCTTCCCTTCCCCGGCCAGGCCCCTCATGGAGGGAATATGTCCCATTCAGACGCCCCAGCATGGGAAGCTTAGAGAGGCCTCACCATGCACAAAGACCTTTAGCTAGTCCTTCCTACCTCACTCCATTGATGTACCCACCCAGACAAACCTCAGTCTCCCCAATGCTGGAACCCTCCGATCCGCGACGGCAAGCTGCTGTTTTCCCAGAGTCCTCCAGGTGGTCTCCCTCTTACCAAGATACCCTGCGGTCTGCCCAGCATAAATATATCCCCATGCCCTCCTCCATCCCTGTCCCCCAGTACAAACACTGGCCAGCATCCAGAGGAGAAAGCATGAGACCAGTGGACCCAAGAAGGGGCCCTCCGAGGTCCTACCTGCCCAGGGGCATCAGTTGGCCCTCACCTTACTACACCCCTCTTCCTCCCAGGGAGGGAGAAGGTTACAGACAGCCAGACAGGATAatggggaggggaggagagacagagatcaGGGACGGAGGCAGGGCCAGTTATGCCAGTCAGAGCAGTGGTAGAGGTAGCGCTGGCCTCTTCCGACAGTCCCTGTCCATCACACCGACACTCCTCAGCTCCCCTGAAACCACAGAGGAGGGCGAGCGGCACAGAGCTGACATGGAGCTGCCTGAGAGGAGAGCGAAAAG AAGGAACACATCAGTAGATGAGAGTTATGAGTGGGACTCTGCTGATGCCTGCGTGGACACGGAGGTCCTAGAGGCCATGAGGCTTGATCAGTCACAAATGGGTTTTCGGAGAGGTAGACATGATCAAGCCAGTGGCCTCCAGGGCCAGCGACGGAAAG GTTTATCTAAGACAGACACCAAAAAACGGTTTTATTGA
- the igsf9b gene encoding protein turtle homolog A isoform X2, whose product MGLERRWLQAVTTAVAICLLSVSQGEASLVRAREGGSAELSCSLTPSAKEATTPNLFPLHVVEWVRLGYNVPILIKFGVYAPRVHPNYKGRVSLTQGASLLVDRLTLEDEGWFECRILLLDSAKDDFRNGTWTFLSITAPPVFIKTPPTFVEVLLGDSLTLSCGAHGNPRPTVVWHKDDSQIERHEKIKVLNGTLSLASVTRNISGVYKCHVSNTEGNLTHYTQLQVKGPPIIIISPEDTTLNMSQDAVLQCQADAYPSNLTYEWLKQGQNVYHIESLKSRVKVLVDGTLLIPNLIPEDAGNYTCIPTNGILAPPSASAHLKVKHPARVGRMSRETYLPAGMEGVLVCPVQADPPMLYVNWTKDGNELNPDNFPGWIVNSEGSVFITTANDNAVGMYTCTAYNSYGTMGRSEPTRVILKDPPNFKVPPRPEYLQEVGRELMIPCEATGDPTPNVTWSKIGPTPRSQYTVLANGSLLLQPLSKDHQGGWECLATNRVATVSAGTVVMVLGTSPHAVSSVSVTTEMNQANVSWVPGFDGGYTQKFTVWVKQASRGKHEWASLPVPTSKNYLLVTGLVAGTGYQFSVLPQNKLGSGPFSEIVSVRTQAVPTETPTAFTSLPVLDPPIFLSANRTEQGVLLQWSPPEAPSSPLTGYVLQARRDQSQWVILSSDISANQSELLVTGLLRDSSYDLRLMSRSSSVLSEPSESVNVSTIGMEIYPLRPSFLEVIPEPLLAGVLAGVCFLFVAIILSLVTACYMSHRRQRRRRKRRQDLPSAIQKNSSPDGRSPPRSPDSVLKLKLCPPLPFFPNTSSSQSDRSSYDKGSRGEYHDQRRQLLSNSSPPPHYTLFESHLGSQAPSPTALESISRGPDGRFIVQPQQGGSSPSSKNNLKEVILQINGSFRDSPKSSSEKDERKNSPLTVDVPELSRPPSSPGRVRAMARNFSRHGCFYSDDEQGSEALLERASFYSDNSEKKPSDSLRRARLAGNAEDLFPSLGRKTKLLERDRPGYQPMESQLTNNSTLVSQLDSELERDSINKCVQLAKEREKMERELESYTADERSCGQGRDERQSSPQREAPKPEDELVWKPQGVNIRQKHRPSGQTSRVSDYRRACYFGSTSSPMDRLPATRIHWDISPVTSITSLIPVQSPQETKLPRSQHSRKCRETTDNSFNVDSSRSPVTQNTSLPMLSPDNTSESLPERAKSLSPLRETDLGRKPCPEPDRGVASRSRHSYAYASTQPLRGPSVDSERPKSSASVPYNQPERPAEVDYPTTRGQSPSSYATLPYQHHEVVVKAKEKDIQARGDRRSSGFYSELEREGVRTRSRRSDKCLFSDSPSPITTLTLVEEVESDKSQFSVSGMSGSFKAKPSAPSPKMSPLQTSAILEYLSLPGFIEMSVDEPVEAAGATDTAGQSSELKPEKSPGAKPDVVPKNWEVHIQETRETDRKVCFEPPHPAGAAESSIYGSKKQAYKRPLHGEGSSHRVRFPDETTPSSPGPEKTSKQLYDEKTQTRAGNKNTDRLGSRSAHTLFSAAKGMADIVSKHSQSCVDSSEYRSEQSQRQASQGSRTNNIASRICQAPVPFLRKSLSMGPCRTLSGMVPPRPFLKKSVSLGSQRWEHFETPRTYISERCYWDEFPSPDVRVKSYSLGHSPSSLPRPGPSWREYVPFRRPSMGSLERPHHAQRPLASPSYLTPLMYPPRQTSVSPMLEPSDPRRQAAVFPESSRWSPSYQDTLRSAQHKYIPMPSSIPVPQYKHWPASRGESMRPVDPRRGPPRSYLPRGISWPSPYYTPLPPREGEGYRQPDRIMGRGGETEIRDGGRASYASQSSGRGSAGLFRQSLSITPTLLSSPETTEEGERHRADMELPERRAKRRNTSVDESYEWDSADACVDTEVLEAMRLDQSQMGFRRGRHDQASGLQGQRRKGPSPSVSPPVSNPPRCQYSRSLSEERFNALRQEYQDYRRAQESICSREPCLTPGHDSDSDANSALL is encoded by the exons CTGGACAGTGCTAAAGACGATTTTCGCAACGGCACATGGACCTTCCTCTCCATCACAG CTCCACCTGTGTTCATCAAGACACCACCAACTTTTGTGGAGGTTCTGCTCGGCGACTCACTGACTCTCAGCTGTGGAGCCCATGGCAACCCTCGGCCAACTGTTGTCTGGCATAAAGATGACAGCCAAATTGAgagacatgaaaaaataaaa GTGCTCAATGGTACCTTGTCTTTGGCCTCCGTCACAAGAAATATTTCAGGAGTGTACAAATGTCACGTGTCCAACACAGAGGGGAACCTGACCCACTATACgcagctgcaggtcaaag gaCCTcctatcatcatcatctccccAGAGGACACCACACTCAACATGTCCCAAGATGCAGTTCTGCAGTGTCAGGCTGACGCCTACCCTTCAAACCTCACCTATGAGTGGCTAAAACAAGGACAGAATGTTTACCATATTGA ATCCCTAAAGTCAAGAGTGAAGGTTTTGGTGGATGGAACTCTTCTTATCCCTAATCTCATCCCAGAAGATGCTGGCAACTACACCTGCATCCCAACTAATGGGATACTGGCCCCGCCCTCGGCCTCTGCACACTTGAAAGTGAAAC atCCTGCACGTGTGGGCAGAATGTCCCGGGAAACATACTTGCCTGCAGGTATGGAAGGTGTCCTCGTCTGCCCAGTCCAGGCTGATCCCCCCATGCTGTATGTCAACTGGACTAAAGATGGGAATGAATTGAATCCTGACAAC tTCCCAGGTTGGATAGTGAACTCTGAGGGCTCCGTTTTTATAACAACAGCCAATGACAATGCTGTTGGCATGTACACCTGTACAGCCTATAACAGTTATGGCACCATGGGCCGGTCTGAACCCACCCGGGTCATTTTGAAG gACCCGCCAAACTTCAAGGTGCCACCTCGACCTGAGTATCTCCAGGAGGTGGGCAGAGAGTTGATGATCCCCTGTGAAGCCACTGGAGACCCCACTCCAAACGTAACATGGAGCAAG ATCGGCCCTACTCCTCGCTCCCAGTACACTGTGTTGGCTAATGGCTCCCTCCTATTGCAGCCACTCAGTAAAGATCATCAGGGTGGCTGGGAGTGCTTGGCCACTAATCGTGTAGCGACGGTCAGTGCAGGCACTGTGGTCATGGTGCTGG GCACCAGTCCTCATGCTGTGTCCTCAGTATCTGTCACCACAGAGATGAACCAAGCCAACGTTTCCTGGGTGCCAGGGTTTGATGGTGGATACACCCAGAAGTTCACAGTTTG ggtCAAGCAGGCCTCCAGAGGGAAACATGAATGGGCATCTTTGCCAGTCCCGACGTCCAAAAACTACCTGCTGGTGACCGGGCTGGTTGCTGGAACCGGCTATCAGTTCAGTGTCCTACCTCAGAATAAACTAGGCTCTGGACCTTTCAGCGAAATTGTTTCTGTGCGAACACAAG CTGTTCCAACAGAAACACCCACAGCTTTCACCTCTCTACCAGTCCTGGATCCTCCCATATTCCTGTCAGCCAACAGGACTGAGCAGGGTGTCCTCCTCCAGTGGTCTCCTCCTGAGGCTCCATCCTCTCCACTGACAGGCTATGTGCTGCAGGCCCGCAGGGATCAGAGCCAGTGGGTCATCCTCAGCAGTGACATCAGTGCCAATCAGAGTGAACTACTTGTAACAGGACTGCTAAGG GACTCCAGTTATGATCTGAGGCTGATGTCTCGTAGCAGCTCAGTACTCAGTGAACCGAGTGAGTCTGTCAATGTCTCCACTATTG GGATGGAGATTTACCCCCTGCGCCCAAGTTTCTTGGAGGTCATCCCTGAGCCCCTGTTGGCTGGTGTGTTAGCAGGAGTGTGCTTTCTGTTTGTGGCCATCATCCTCTCGTTGGTGACAGCATGCTATATGAGTCACAGGAGACAGCGTCGACGCAGGAAGAGAAGACAAG ATCTTCCATCTGCTATCCAGAAGAACTCTTCTCCAGA TGGTCGCTCGCCACCTCGAAGCCCAGACAGTGTCCTGAAGCTGAAGCTCTGTCCGCCGCTTCCCTTCTTCCCcaacacctcctcctcacagtcTGATCGGTCGTCCTATGACAAAGGCAGCCGAGGGGAATACCATGACCAGCGAAGGCAACTCCTGTCCAACTCGTCTCCTCCACCACATTACACACTCTTTGAGAGTCATCTAGGGTCTCAGGCCCCCTCACCAACTGCTCTAGAGTCTATCTCCAGAGGCCCAGATGGACGCTTCATTGTCCAGCCACAACAAGGTGGTTCCAGTCCTTCCAGTAAGAATAACTTAAAGGAAGTAATCCTTCAAATTAACGG TTCATTTAGGGACTCTCCAAAGTCAAGCTCGGAGAAGGACGAGAGGAAGAATTCTCCTCTCACTGTGGACGTCCCAGAGCTCAGCAGACCTCCTTCCTCCCCTGGAAGAGTGCGGGCCATGGCCAGAAACTTCTCCCGTCACGGCTGCTTTTACTCTGACGACGAACAAGGTTCAGAAGCCCTGCTGGAAAGAGCCAGCTTCTATTCAGACAACAGTGAGAAAAAACCCAGTGATTCTCTAAGGAGAGCTCGCTTGGCGGGGAATGCTGAAGATCTGTTCCCTAGTTTGGGCAGGAAAACTAAGCTTCTGGAAAGAGACAGACCAGGGTACCAGCCTATGGAGAGTCAGTTGACAAATAACAGCACTCTGGTGTCACAACTTGACAGTGAGCTAGAGAGGGATAGCATTAATAAGTGTGTGCAGTTGGcaaaggagagggaaaaaatggAGAGGGAGCTGGAGAGCTATACAGCTGATGAGAGAAGTTGTGGTCAGGGAAGAGACGAGCGACAGTCGAGCCCTCAAAGGGAGGCACCCAAGCCAGAAGATGAGCTTGTATGGAAGCCACAAGGTGTTAatatcagacagaaacacaggccTTCGGGTCAGACAAGTCGAGTGTCTGACTATCGGAGGGCATGCTACTTTGGGAGCACCAGCAGTCCTATGGACCGGCTCCCTGCCACTCGCATACATTGGGACATTAGCCCTGTTACATCGATCACGAGCCTCATTCCTGTACAGAGTCCCCAGGAGACCAAATTGCCCAGGTCTCAGCATTCTCGCAAATGTAGGGAAACCACAGACAACTCTTTTAATGTAGACTCATCGCGCTCTCCAGTCACCCAGAACACCTCCCTCCCCATGCTTTCCCCTGACAACACCTCAGAAAGTCTTCCTGAAAGAGCCAAGTCATTGAGTCCTCTGAGAGAGACAGATCTAGGCAGGAAGCCCTGTCCTGAGCCGGACAGAGGTGTCGCCTCAAGGTCGAGGCATTCATACGCTTATGCAAGCACTCAGCCCCTCAGAGGTCCCTCAGTTGACAGTGAGAGGCCTAAAAGTTCAGCCTCTGTTCCTTATAATCAGCCTGAGAGACCTGCAGAAGTGGACTACCCTACCACAAGGGGTCAGAGTCCATCAAGTTATGCTACTTTGCCCTATCAACATCATGAAGTTGTTGTAAAGGCCAAAGAGAAAGACATTCAGGCCCGAGGTGACCGACGGAGTTCAGGGTTTTACTCTGAGTTAGAGAGGGAGGGTGTACGAACACGCTCCAGGAGGAGTGACAAATGTCTCTTCTCTGATAGTCCAAGCCCTATTACAACATTGACTCTTGTAGAAGAGGTCGAGAGTGACAAGTCCCAATTTTCTGTCTCAGGGATGTCAGGGTCCTTCAAGGCCAAGCCTTCAGCTCCATCTCCGAAAATGTCTCCTCTGCAGACAAGTGCAATTCTCGAATATCTGAGCCTTCCAGGCTTCATTGAAATGAGTGTGGACGAGCCTGTGGAAGCTGCTGGAGCCACAGATACTGCTGGACAAAGTTCAGAACTAAAACCAGAAAAATCCCCAGGGGCTAAGCCTGATGTGGTTCCTAAAAACTGGGAGGTTCACATTCAGGAAACCCGGGAAACAGACAGGAAGGTTTGTTTTGAACCACCTCATCCTGCGGGGGCTGCAGAGTCCAGCATTTATGGCAGTAAAAAACAAGCCTATAAACGCCCCCTGCATGGGGAAGGTTCTTCACATAGAGTACGATTTCCAGATGAGACAACACCATCATCACCTGGTCCAgaaaaaactagcaaacaactttatgatgagaaaacacaaactcgAGCTGggaataaaaacacagacagacttgGATCCAGGTCAGCTCACACCTTGTTCAGTGCAGCTAAAGGCATGGCAGACATAGTGTCAAAACACTCACAGAGTTGTGTAGACAGTAGTGAGTATAGGTCAGAGCAATCTCAAAGGCAAGCTTCTCAGGGCAGCAGGACTAATAACATTGCGTCACGAATATGTCAAGCCCCTGTGCCATTTTTAAGGAAATCCCTAAGCATGGGCCCTTGTAGGACACTCTCGGGTATGGTTCCGCCTCGGCCTTTCCTAAAGAAATCCGTCAGTTTAGGCTCACAGAGATGGGAGCACTTTGAGACCCCGAGGACGTATATTTCTGAGAGATGTTACTGGGATGAGTTCCCCAGCCCAGATGTCAGGGTGAAGTCCTACAGTTTGGGTCACAGTCCGTCTTCCCTTCCCCGGCCAGGCCCCTCATGGAGGGAATATGTCCCATTCAGACGCCCCAGCATGGGAAGCTTAGAGAGGCCTCACCATGCACAAAGACCTTTAGCTAGTCCTTCCTACCTCACTCCATTGATGTACCCACCCAGACAAACCTCAGTCTCCCCAATGCTGGAACCCTCCGATCCGCGACGGCAAGCTGCTGTTTTCCCAGAGTCCTCCAGGTGGTCTCCCTCTTACCAAGATACCCTGCGGTCTGCCCAGCATAAATATATCCCCATGCCCTCCTCCATCCCTGTCCCCCAGTACAAACACTGGCCAGCATCCAGAGGAGAAAGCATGAGACCAGTGGACCCAAGAAGGGGCCCTCCGAGGTCCTACCTGCCCAGGGGCATCAGTTGGCCCTCACCTTACTACACCCCTCTTCCTCCCAGGGAGGGAGAAGGTTACAGACAGCCAGACAGGATAatggggaggggaggagagacagagatcaGGGACGGAGGCAGGGCCAGTTATGCCAGTCAGAGCAGTGGTAGAGGTAGCGCTGGCCTCTTCCGACAGTCCCTGTCCATCACACCGACACTCCTCAGCTCCCCTGAAACCACAGAGGAGGGCGAGCGGCACAGAGCTGACATGGAGCTGCCTGAGAGGAGAGCGAAAAG AAGGAACACATCAGTAGATGAGAGTTATGAGTGGGACTCTGCTGATGCCTGCGTGGACACGGAGGTCCTAGAGGCCATGAGGCTTGATCAGTCACAAATGGGTTTTCGGAGAGGTAGACATGATCAAGCCAGTGGCCTCCAGGGCCAGCGACGGAAAG GCCCGTCTCCCTCAGTCAGCCCGCCAGTTTCCAACCCGCCTCGTTGCCAGTACAGCCGCTCCCTAAGCGAGGAGCGTTTCAACGCTCTCCGGCAGGAGTACCAAGATTACAGGCGGGCTCAGGAGTCCATCTGTTCCCGTGAGCCTTGCCTCACCCCTGGCCACGATTCAGACTCTGACGCCAACTCAGCACTGCTCTAG